From Verrucomicrobiota bacterium JB022, one genomic window encodes:
- a CDS encoding succinate CoA transferase, translating to MPYTEMTPEEAASLIQHGQTIGFSGFTPAGAAKVVSRALAARARAEHEAGRPFQVGVVTGASTGQSLDGVLAEADAIAWRTPYQSNGSLRKAINEGRTRFFDMHLSLLQQWVRYGFLGKFHWAIVEAAEVTPDGEITLTSSVGAANTFLNQAEKVIIEINRFHPKSLYGLHDIYEPEDPPRRREIPVFSVRQRCGSPVVKIDPNKIVGVVYNDMADEVAGFKDSDPITNKIGQNVADFLAAEMRAGRIPREFLPIQSGVGNIANAVLGAMGEHPEIPAFEMYSEVIQDSVIGLMEADRIKFASGTSLTINEELMRKVYDNFDFFRRRMILRPQEISNNPEVVRRLGVITINTAIEVDIFGNVNSTHIMGNDMMNGIGGSGDFTRNAYISVFTCPSLAKKGAISPIVPLCSHLDHSEHSVQVVVTEQGVADLRGKDPHERALEIINKCAHPDYRDVLRGYSKDVQGGHTPQTLDRAFKMHQRFLETGSMAGTEWSSK from the coding sequence ATGCCCTACACCGAAATGACCCCGGAGGAAGCCGCCTCGCTGATCCAGCACGGCCAGACGATCGGGTTCAGCGGGTTTACCCCGGCGGGCGCCGCCAAGGTCGTGTCCCGCGCCCTCGCTGCACGCGCCCGGGCTGAACATGAAGCGGGTCGCCCCTTCCAGGTGGGCGTCGTCACCGGTGCCTCCACCGGGCAGTCTCTCGACGGGGTGCTGGCCGAGGCCGACGCGATTGCCTGGCGCACGCCCTACCAAAGCAACGGCTCGCTGCGCAAGGCGATCAACGAGGGGCGCACGCGCTTCTTCGACATGCACCTTTCGCTGCTCCAGCAGTGGGTGCGCTACGGCTTCCTCGGCAAGTTCCACTGGGCCATCGTCGAAGCCGCCGAAGTGACGCCCGATGGCGAGATCACGCTGACTTCCAGCGTCGGCGCCGCCAACACCTTCCTCAATCAGGCGGAAAAGGTGATCATCGAGATCAACCGCTTCCACCCGAAGTCCCTCTACGGCCTGCACGACATTTATGAGCCGGAAGATCCGCCCCGCCGTCGCGAGATCCCCGTCTTCAGCGTGCGCCAGCGCTGCGGCTCCCCGGTGGTGAAGATCGACCCCAACAAGATCGTGGGCGTCGTCTACAACGACATGGCCGACGAGGTGGCGGGCTTCAAGGACTCCGACCCGATCACCAACAAGATCGGGCAGAATGTGGCCGACTTCCTCGCCGCCGAAATGCGCGCAGGCCGCATCCCCCGCGAGTTCCTGCCCATCCAGAGCGGTGTGGGCAACATCGCCAACGCCGTGCTCGGCGCGATGGGCGAACACCCGGAGATCCCCGCCTTCGAAATGTATAGCGAGGTGATCCAGGACAGCGTGATCGGCCTGATGGAGGCCGACCGCATCAAGTTTGCCAGCGGCACCTCCTTGACGATCAACGAGGAGCTGATGCGGAAGGTCTACGACAATTTCGACTTCTTCCGCCGTCGCATGATCCTGCGCCCGCAGGAAATCTCCAACAACCCGGAAGTCGTGCGCCGCCTCGGCGTCATCACGATCAACACCGCGATCGAGGTCGACATCTTCGGCAACGTCAACTCCACCCACATCATGGGCAACGACATGATGAACGGGATCGGCGGCAGCGGCGACTTTACCCGCAACGCCTACATCTCCGTCTTCACCTGCCCCAGCCTGGCCAAGAAGGGTGCCATCAGCCCCATCGTGCCGCTCTGCAGCCACCTCGACCACAGCGAGCACAGCGTGCAGGTGGTGGTGACCGAGCAGGGCGTGGCCGACCTGCGGGGCAAGGACCCGCACGAGCGCGCGCTGGAGATCATCAACAAGTGCGCCCACCCGGACTACCGCGACGTGCTGCGCGGCTACTCCAAGGACGTGCAAGGCGGCCACACGCCGCAGACGCTCGACCGCGCCTTCAAGATGCACCAGCGCTTCCTCGAAACCGGCTCCATGGCCGGCACCGAGTGGAGCAGCAAGTAG
- a CDS encoding MarR family winged helix-turn-helix transcriptional regulator: protein MPLEESVLSAQTLGLSDEQAQQAFIGCACFNLRKASRAMTQIYDDVLRPLNLRSGQFALLIGIRLLGRPTIQELADLTWLDRSALSRNLRPLEARGLLQIEPGKDRRTRRITLTEMGDEALCEGYERWQEAQVKTETLLGPQQLNGLLAQIGEVCGRLKPEQN from the coding sequence ATGCCGCTGGAAGAGTCAGTCCTCTCTGCACAGACGTTGGGTCTGTCGGATGAACAAGCACAACAAGCCTTTATCGGTTGTGCCTGCTTTAACCTGCGCAAGGCCAGCCGCGCCATGACGCAGATTTACGACGACGTTTTGCGTCCGTTGAATCTGCGCAGCGGCCAGTTCGCCTTGCTCATCGGGATCCGCCTGCTCGGGCGTCCCACGATCCAGGAGCTGGCCGACCTCACGTGGCTCGACCGCTCTGCGCTCAGCCGCAACCTCCGCCCTCTGGAAGCGCGTGGCCTGCTGCAGATCGAGCCGGGGAAAGACCGCCGCACCCGCCGCATCACCCTCACCGAGATGGGCGACGAAGCGCTGTGCGAGGGCTACGAGCGCTGGCAGGAAGCCCAGGTCAAGACCGAGACCCTGCTCGGCCCCCAGCAGCTCAACGGCCTGCTCGCCCAGATCGGCGAAGTCTGCGGCCGCCTCAAGCCCGAGCAGAATTAG
- a CDS encoding AbrB/MazE/SpoVT family DNA-binding domain-containing protein: MQVRISNRRQVTFPKKMMEQLNLKEGDVLELTETAEGVLLRPSTFSTEGFGSLKHLIPSGLPPLDLEKVRYEAASDPSLRD; this comes from the coding sequence ATGCAGGTGCGAATCAGCAATCGGCGACAGGTCACCTTCCCAAAGAAGATGATGGAGCAGTTGAACCTGAAAGAGGGCGATGTGCTGGAATTGACTGAAACAGCCGAAGGGGTGCTATTGCGCCCAAGCACTTTTTCTACCGAGGGTTTCGGCTCCTTGAAGCATTTGATTCCGAGCGGACTGCCCCCGCTGGATCTGGAAAAAGTACGCTATGAAGCCGCCAGCGACCCAAGTCTTCGGGATTGA
- the rsmG gene encoding 16S rRNA (guanine(527)-N(7))-methyltransferase RsmG, with translation MALELVQQFFPDLSPRQQSQLEQLAVLFREWNDKINLVSRKDIDHWEEHHLLHSLSLAKLAPWEPRTRVLDVGTGGGLPGLPLAILFPEVQFFLCDSIAKKIQAVSDMAQQLKLRNVQAVHKRAEQLESKWEFVTGRAVTALPNFLPWVVDNVRAGGTEKFPHGVLYLKGSLYKEELEQLGVQPFAVYDLHEVFPREYFAEKYLIHLDASALAQHVKPWEDPVLVARKAKKAAVKKGRPPRK, from the coding sequence ATGGCATTGGAGTTGGTGCAACAGTTCTTCCCCGATCTTTCCCCGCGGCAGCAATCGCAGCTCGAGCAGCTTGCGGTGCTGTTCCGTGAGTGGAACGACAAGATCAACCTCGTCTCGCGCAAAGACATCGACCATTGGGAGGAGCACCACCTGCTGCACTCGCTCTCGCTGGCCAAGCTGGCCCCATGGGAGCCGCGCACCCGCGTGCTCGACGTGGGGACGGGTGGGGGGCTGCCCGGCCTGCCCCTCGCGATCCTCTTCCCGGAGGTGCAGTTCTTCCTCTGCGATTCCATCGCGAAGAAGATTCAGGCCGTGTCGGACATGGCGCAGCAGCTCAAGCTCCGCAACGTGCAGGCCGTGCACAAACGCGCCGAGCAGCTCGAAAGCAAGTGGGAGTTTGTGACCGGCCGGGCCGTTACGGCGCTGCCGAACTTCCTGCCCTGGGTGGTGGACAACGTGCGCGCGGGCGGCACCGAAAAATTTCCGCACGGTGTGCTCTACCTCAAAGGCTCGCTCTACAAGGAAGAGCTGGAGCAGCTAGGCGTGCAGCCCTTTGCGGTCTACGACCTCCACGAAGTCTTCCCGCGCGAATATTTTGCGGAGAAGTATCTGATCCACCTCGACGCAAGCGCGCTGGCCCAGCACGTAAAGCCTTGGGAAGATCCGGTGCTCGTCGCCCGCAAAGCCAAGAAGGCGGCCGTCAAAAAAGGACGTCCCCCGCGCAAGTAG
- a CDS encoding ABC transporter permease: protein MPSVASSFPGASIFRFRELFLQLSQRKIDEQTKGSLLGWGWSVLHPLLQLGVYTVVFGLILGGSFGNEGEGRFDFPLGIFMGLVFVNLINETLSISPGTVVNHANFVKKIVFPVELLPAAAISSVLHKALISLLLYLVGLVVLGHGLTVQALWLPLFIAPVILMAYGLGWALGAIGVIFRDSAQIVQFLTQVVFYASAVFYSPDEIPPSIARWLNLNPLLHAIELSRDVTLWNQPFDWRAVVYLWFCGFLTFFLGYKLFARLRPNFANYL from the coding sequence ATGCCATCCGTAGCATCGTCATTTCCAGGCGCTTCTATCTTCCGGTTCCGGGAGTTGTTCCTGCAACTGAGCCAGCGCAAGATCGACGAACAGACCAAGGGAAGCCTGCTGGGCTGGGGTTGGTCGGTCTTGCACCCGCTACTACAGCTGGGGGTCTACACGGTCGTGTTCGGCCTGATTCTCGGCGGCTCGTTCGGTAACGAGGGCGAAGGTCGCTTCGATTTCCCGCTGGGGATTTTTATGGGGCTGGTCTTCGTCAACCTGATCAACGAGACGTTGTCGATCTCTCCCGGCACGGTGGTCAACCACGCCAACTTCGTCAAAAAAATCGTCTTCCCGGTCGAGCTGTTGCCCGCGGCGGCGATCAGCAGCGTGCTGCACAAGGCGCTGATCTCCCTGCTGCTTTACCTGGTGGGCCTGGTGGTGTTGGGGCATGGGCTGACGGTGCAGGCTTTGTGGCTGCCGCTCTTCATCGCTCCGGTCATCCTCATGGCCTACGGGCTGGGCTGGGCCTTGGGCGCCATCGGCGTCATTTTCCGCGACAGTGCCCAGATCGTCCAGTTCCTGACCCAGGTGGTGTTTTACGCGAGCGCGGTCTTTTATTCGCCCGACGAGATCCCGCCGTCCATCGCCCGCTGGCTCAACCTCAACCCGCTGCTGCACGCAATCGAGCTGAGCCGCGATGTGACGCTATGGAACCAGCCTTTCGACTGGCGTGCCGTCGTCTACCTGTGGTTTTGCGGTTTCCTGACCTTTTTCCTCGGCTACAAGCTCTTCGCGCGACTGCGACCCAACTTCGCCAACTACCTGTAA
- a CDS encoding aminotransferase class I/II-fold pyridoxal phosphate-dependent enzyme, translating into MSFPLRRLARRARNNSIASRCQQDAATQARLRFEPWYLHLDRQRGAHVYKDGQDLIMLCSNDYLGLTDHPKVQAAAQEAIRTWGTSTTGARMANGSRSYHRELEDKLAAFLNVEACQVLSAGYLACQTSIATFAQKGDLILVDRNVHSSLWAGINQTPARVERFAHNNPRDLEDILRTEDKQAPKLLVIEGIYSMEGHVARLREMLDLSAEHNCFVVLDDAHGFGVLGERGQGTVNHCGCEGEVDLVVGSLSKSLASTGGFLAGDKALIEYLRTHSKQTIFSAALSPSQAAAASTSLDVLINEPEHRARLWENTRYYLKGLRELGIDTWGSETPAVPLVVGDRERTYRIWKQLLKDGVFTVMAIAPAVPPGKDLLRTAVSARLSRQDLDKALEAIGRAFKKLA; encoded by the coding sequence TTGAGTTTTCCATTGCGCCGCCTCGCGCGCCGCGCACGCAACAATAGCATTGCCTCCCGCTGCCAGCAGGATGCGGCTACTCAGGCACGTCTGCGCTTCGAGCCCTGGTATCTCCACCTCGACCGCCAGCGCGGGGCCCACGTCTACAAAGACGGGCAAGACCTGATCATGCTTTGCAGCAATGATTACCTGGGGCTGACGGATCACCCCAAGGTGCAGGCCGCCGCGCAGGAAGCCATCCGCACCTGGGGCACCAGCACCACGGGAGCCCGCATGGCCAACGGCTCGCGCTCCTACCATCGGGAGCTGGAGGACAAGCTGGCGGCGTTTCTGAACGTCGAGGCCTGTCAGGTGCTCAGCGCGGGCTACCTCGCCTGCCAGACTTCGATTGCCACTTTTGCCCAAAAAGGCGACCTCATCCTGGTCGACCGCAACGTGCACTCCTCGCTCTGGGCGGGCATCAACCAGACGCCCGCCCGGGTCGAACGCTTTGCGCACAACAACCCGCGCGACCTCGAAGACATCCTGCGCACCGAAGACAAGCAGGCGCCCAAGCTGCTCGTGATCGAAGGCATCTACTCGATGGAAGGCCACGTGGCCCGCCTGCGCGAGATGCTCGACCTCTCGGCAGAGCACAACTGCTTTGTGGTGCTCGACGACGCCCACGGTTTCGGCGTGCTGGGCGAGCGCGGGCAAGGCACCGTCAACCATTGCGGCTGCGAAGGCGAAGTCGACCTTGTGGTCGGCAGCCTCTCCAAGTCGCTGGCCAGCACGGGAGGCTTCCTCGCAGGCGACAAGGCGCTGATCGAATACCTGCGCACCCACTCCAAGCAGACGATTTTCAGTGCGGCGCTCAGCCCCAGCCAGGCCGCCGCCGCCAGCACCTCCCTCGACGTGCTGATCAACGAGCCCGAACACCGCGCGCGCCTCTGGGAAAATACCCGCTACTACCTCAAAGGCCTGCGCGAGCTCGGCATCGACACCTGGGGCAGCGAAACACCCGCCGTGCCCCTGGTCGTGGGCGACCGTGAGCGCACCTACCGCATCTGGAAGCAGCTGCTCAAGGACGGCGTCTTCACCGTCATGGCCATTGCGCCCGCCGTGCCTCCCGGCAAAGACCTGCTGCGCACTGCCGTCTCTGCCCGCCTCTCGCGGCAAGACCTCGACAAGGCGCTCGAAGCCATCGGCCGGGCCTTCAAGAAACTCGCATGA
- a CDS encoding glycosyltransferase yields MSPAQPARAALVTLAIGKMPWLRHTEPWREAYAARHGLAYVRLTQPRVRKVVRWFKPRVNLYLEKFQLYDLFPQFERLLYVDADVILHPRAPNFLNLVPPDELGVVYEDLYHEEPKRLEEWERAQQRLGPLPKPPAGYFNAGVMVMGPHHRELFTTKGRKFASGRWPDQNTLNYYAVRDHYALRVLPAHCNLMPVAGEAFENDTLRRRAWAIHYAGRDKALMEGDDAYFREAYGRPIDFSRAAS; encoded by the coding sequence ATGAGCCCCGCCCAGCCCGCGCGTGCCGCTCTGGTGACGCTCGCCATCGGCAAGATGCCCTGGCTGCGCCATACCGAGCCCTGGCGTGAGGCCTATGCCGCCCGGCACGGGCTCGCCTACGTGCGGCTCACACAGCCCCGCGTGCGCAAGGTCGTCCGCTGGTTCAAGCCTCGGGTCAACCTGTATCTGGAGAAGTTCCAGCTCTACGATCTGTTCCCGCAGTTCGAGCGGCTGCTCTACGTGGATGCCGACGTGATCCTGCACCCCCGCGCCCCCAATTTCCTCAACCTCGTGCCGCCGGACGAGCTGGGCGTGGTCTATGAAGACCTCTACCACGAAGAGCCGAAACGGCTGGAAGAATGGGAGCGAGCCCAGCAGCGCCTCGGGCCGTTGCCAAAGCCGCCGGCGGGCTATTTTAACGCGGGGGTCATGGTCATGGGCCCCCACCACCGCGAGCTCTTTACCACCAAAGGCCGCAAATTTGCCTCCGGGCGCTGGCCCGATCAGAATACGCTCAACTACTATGCCGTGCGCGACCACTACGCCCTGCGCGTGCTGCCCGCCCATTGCAACCTCATGCCCGTAGCCGGTGAGGCCTTCGAAAACGATACGCTGCGCCGCCGCGCCTGGGCCATCCACTACGCCGGTCGCGACAAAGCCCTGATGGAGGGCGACGACGCCTACTTCCGCGAAGCCTACGGCCGCCCGATCGACTTCTCGCGAGCCGCGAGCTGA
- a CDS encoding rhomboid family intramembrane serine protease gives MGIYNRNYMQPERGYAGFDALKGLLITLGVVFVLQAVLTHWVRMPLLTEFGALSLSNLMRGFVWTPITYGFLHDPTSLWHILFNGVGLYFIGRYVQGVLGSVRLLEIFFFTVLMGAALFIVTRLFAFPQVPVIGASAAVLGMLTILCLMLWDEEIRMIFPPIAIKAKYILYFTLVLEGFNFLFNELPGTSLTADSASAHVGGMLGGFLYHRYLMNRPTLTSIVQGVKPAAASVPQFGQQFGKTKASNRPKPAKTGKYKVNLSKGTPKDVRQEVDRILDKINTQGFGSLTEEEKRTLDRAKDALK, from the coding sequence ATGGGGATCTACAATCGGAACTACATGCAGCCGGAACGCGGCTATGCGGGATTTGACGCGCTCAAGGGGCTTTTGATCACCTTGGGCGTCGTGTTTGTCCTGCAGGCGGTTCTGACACACTGGGTAAGAATGCCGCTCCTGACGGAGTTCGGGGCGCTGAGCCTGAGCAACCTGATGCGCGGGTTTGTCTGGACGCCGATCACTTACGGCTTCCTGCATGACCCGACGAGCCTCTGGCATATCCTGTTCAACGGGGTCGGCCTTTATTTTATCGGGCGCTACGTGCAGGGCGTGCTCGGATCGGTGCGGCTGCTCGAAATCTTTTTCTTCACCGTGCTGATGGGGGCGGCGCTGTTCATCGTCACGCGGCTCTTCGCCTTCCCGCAGGTGCCGGTGATCGGGGCCTCCGCCGCCGTGCTGGGCATGCTCACGATCCTGTGCCTGATGCTATGGGATGAGGAGATCCGCATGATCTTCCCGCCCATCGCGATCAAGGCCAAATACATCCTCTACTTCACGCTGGTGCTGGAGGGCTTCAATTTCCTCTTCAACGAGCTGCCGGGCACGTCGTTGACGGCCGACTCGGCCTCGGCACACGTCGGCGGCATGTTGGGTGGCTTCCTGTATCATCGCTACCTGATGAACCGCCCCACCCTCACCTCGATCGTCCAGGGCGTAAAACCCGCCGCTGCTTCGGTGCCGCAGTTTGGGCAACAATTTGGCAAGACGAAGGCGAGCAACCGCCCCAAGCCGGCCAAGACGGGCAAATACAAGGTCAACCTGAGCAAGGGCACCCCCAAAGACGTGCGCCAGGAGGTCGACCGCATCCTCGACAAGATCAATACGCAGGGCTTCGGCTCGTTGACCGAAGAGGAAAAGCGCACCCTCGACCGCGCCAAGGACGCCTTGAAGTAG
- a CDS encoding ferredoxin yields MADKADKWPENVAGKFYVDEQCIDCDLCRETAPDFFTRNEDGGYSFVYNQPKTVEDMDLCMEALEGCPVEAIGDDGNE; encoded by the coding sequence ATGGCGGACAAAGCTGACAAATGGCCCGAGAATGTGGCAGGTAAGTTCTACGTCGATGAGCAATGTATCGACTGCGACCTCTGCCGCGAAACCGCGCCCGACTTTTTTACCCGTAACGAAGACGGCGGCTACTCCTTCGTCTACAACCAGCCCAAGACGGTTGAAGACATGGACCTCTGCATGGAGGCCCTTGAAGGCTGCCCGGTTGAAGCTATCGGCGACGACGGCAACGAGTAG
- a CDS encoding PEP-CTERM sorting domain-containing protein (PEP-CTERM proteins occur, often in large numbers, in the proteomes of bacteria that also encode an exosortase, a predicted intramembrane cysteine proteinase. The presence of a PEP-CTERM domain at a protein's C-terminus predicts cleavage within the sorting domain, followed by covalent anchoring to some some component of the (usually Gram-negative) cell surface. Many PEP-CTERM proteins exhibit an unusual sequence composition that includes large numbers of potential glycosylation sites. Expression of one such protein has been shown restore the ability of a bacterium to form floc, a type of biofilm.): protein MKLLPAACLALAFAPLASASVSLFDTAASVDDFNVRISYNGSSDAADYTATGGLSGSGAVQMNGSYESQAWIAQNGFSFAPGTTYTVSAYLRADSYAGIGFTYSPTAATGALYPDNSILHGVNANTPQYFDLNSTGTSYAADEGFWDSTGALQNTVSSPAAFAVGDWVYMSLAITYNGTDYTADYAARLSDSNGNLGAAIIEGSQNFSNSGLSSSGTLYPFFYFDGGFGTPTVDNFAASVPEPRTYAALAGLTALAVVGLRRRRA from the coding sequence ATGAAGCTATTACCTGCTGCCTGTCTCGCGCTGGCCTTTGCCCCCCTGGCCTCCGCCAGTGTATCCCTCTTCGATACCGCGGCCAGCGTGGATGATTTCAACGTCCGCATCAGCTACAACGGCAGCAGTGACGCCGCCGACTATACCGCGACAGGCGGCCTCTCGGGCAGCGGCGCCGTGCAGATGAACGGCAGCTACGAATCCCAGGCGTGGATCGCGCAAAACGGCTTCAGCTTTGCCCCCGGCACCACCTACACCGTCTCCGCCTACCTGAGGGCCGACAGCTACGCCGGCATCGGCTTCACCTACTCACCCACCGCCGCTACTGGCGCGCTATATCCCGATAACTCGATCCTGCACGGCGTCAACGCCAACACGCCCCAGTATTTCGACCTGAACAGCACCGGCACCAGCTACGCTGCCGACGAGGGTTTCTGGGACAGCACCGGCGCACTCCAGAACACCGTTTCCTCGCCAGCCGCCTTCGCGGTGGGCGACTGGGTTTACATGTCGCTGGCGATCACTTACAACGGCACCGACTATACCGCCGATTACGCCGCCCGCCTCAGCGACTCCAACGGCAACCTGGGCGCCGCCATCATCGAAGGCTCGCAGAATTTCAGCAACTCGGGGCTCTCGTCTTCCGGCACGCTCTACCCGTTCTTCTATTTCGACGGGGGCTTTGGCACGCCCACGGTCGACAATTTTGCGGCCTCGGTGCCTGAGCCACGCACCTACGCTGCGCTAGCCGGCCTGACTGCCCTCGCGGTCGTGGGCCTGCGCCGCCGCCGCGCCTGA
- a CDS encoding alpha-amylase family glycosyl hydrolase encodes MKFINKDKAQLIQRRLTRLYGDKAPRLMERFYMLLGRYGIGEDVATHTRYWDEYDVALITYADSLQDDSQAPLKVLHQFANKHLRGAVSIIHLLPFYPWSSDDGFSVIDYRKVKSEYGGWSDVEQIGGDFGLMFDLVLNHCSREGRWFKDFVTGIAPARDYFHVLDPKTDTSEVVRPRPWPLLTRTATRDGEAWVWTTFSEDQVDLNWANPDVLFEFLDILFLYLAKGCRIFRLDAVAFLWKELGTNCIHRPETHEVVKLFRDVVDIVAPDAVIITETNVPHEENISYYGQGDEAHMVYNFTLPPLMLHNLLREDSTLLTEWAKSLPELPEGQTFFNFTASHDGIGVRPLQGLLAEDELQWVVDQVREKGGRVSMRALGDGTERPYELNITYVDAMGDADNEDLGVARFLCSQAVALAFRGMPAVYIHSLLGTPNWQEGVAETGHNRTINRRKWHVGELTDALSDPENKQARIYGRYLQWLRRRAGHPAFHPDAKMEMLDLGSKLFGFVRKGRHGNQHIVCIFNFSREEQKVSLADLHPKLAEAGTARDILNAKDVKTGPKAKLTLQPFYAHWIALNV; translated from the coding sequence ATGAAGTTTATCAACAAAGACAAGGCACAACTGATTCAACGCCGCCTTACGCGCCTTTATGGCGACAAGGCCCCTCGCCTGATGGAGCGCTTTTACATGCTGCTCGGGCGTTACGGCATCGGGGAAGATGTGGCGACTCACACGCGTTACTGGGACGAATACGACGTCGCCCTCATTACCTACGCCGATTCGCTGCAGGACGACAGTCAGGCACCGCTCAAGGTGTTGCACCAGTTTGCCAACAAGCACCTGCGCGGAGCGGTGAGCATCATCCACCTGCTGCCGTTTTACCCCTGGTCGAGCGACGATGGCTTTAGCGTGATCGACTACCGCAAGGTAAAGTCCGAATACGGGGGCTGGAGCGATGTGGAGCAGATCGGCGGGGACTTCGGCCTGATGTTCGACCTCGTGCTCAACCACTGCTCGCGCGAAGGCCGCTGGTTCAAGGACTTCGTCACCGGCATTGCCCCGGCGCGCGACTACTTCCACGTGCTCGACCCGAAGACCGACACCTCCGAGGTGGTTCGCCCGCGCCCCTGGCCGCTGCTTACCCGCACGGCCACCCGCGACGGCGAGGCCTGGGTGTGGACGACTTTCAGCGAAGACCAGGTCGACCTCAACTGGGCCAACCCCGACGTGCTCTTCGAGTTCCTCGACATCCTCTTCCTCTACCTCGCCAAAGGCTGCCGGATCTTCCGCCTCGACGCGGTGGCGTTCCTCTGGAAAGAGCTGGGCACCAACTGCATCCACCGCCCCGAGACGCACGAGGTGGTGAAGCTCTTCCGCGACGTGGTCGACATCGTGGCGCCCGACGCCGTGATCATCACCGAGACCAACGTGCCCCACGAGGAAAACATCAGCTACTACGGGCAGGGCGACGAGGCGCACATGGTCTACAACTTTACCCTGCCGCCCCTCATGCTGCACAACTTGCTGCGGGAGGATTCGACCCTGCTCACCGAGTGGGCCAAGAGCCTGCCCGAGCTGCCGGAGGGGCAGACCTTCTTCAATTTCACCGCCTCGCACGACGGTATTGGCGTGCGCCCCCTGCAAGGCCTGCTCGCCGAAGACGAACTGCAGTGGGTCGTCGATCAGGTGCGGGAAAAGGGCGGGCGCGTCTCCATGCGCGCGCTCGGCGACGGTACCGAGCGCCCCTACGAGCTCAACATCACCTACGTCGATGCGATGGGGGATGCGGACAACGAAGACCTCGGCGTCGCGCGCTTCCTTTGCTCCCAGGCTGTGGCGCTTGCCTTCCGCGGCATGCCCGCCGTCTACATCCACAGCCTGCTCGGCACGCCCAACTGGCAGGAAGGGGTCGCCGAGACCGGCCACAACCGCACCATCAACCGCCGCAAGTGGCACGTGGGCGAGTTGACCGATGCGCTCTCCGATCCGGAGAACAAGCAGGCGCGCATCTATGGCCGCTATTTGCAATGGCTCCGCCGCCGCGCCGGGCATCCCGCCTTCCACCCCGATGCGAAGATGGAGATGCTCGACCTCGGCTCAAAGCTCTTCGGCTTTGTCCGCAAAGGCCGCCACGGCAACCAGCACATCGTCTGTATCTTCAACTTCAGCCGCGAAGAGCAAAAAGTCTCGCTGGCAGACTTGCACCCGAAGCTGGCCGAAGCCGGCACCGCCCGCGACATCCTCAACGCCAAGGACGTGAAGACCGGCCCCAAGGCCAAGCTGACGCTCCAGCCCTTCTACGCCCATTGGATCGCCCTAAACGTGTAG